Within the Kingella potus genome, the region AATTCGGCATCGCCCGCCAGCCCGGGCTGGTATCCGCTGCCGAAGTTTCCATTATTCTCGACCCGTGTTTCAACGAAGACGCGGTGCGCGGGCTGGAAAATTTCGGCTATATTTGGCTGCATTTTATTTTTCACGGCGTACTGGACGAAGGCTGGTCGCCGCTGGTGCGGCCGCCTCGTTTGGGCGGCAAACGGAAAATGGGCGTGTTTGCCACCCGCAGCCCCCACCGCCCGAACCATCTCGGCCTGTCGCTTCTGAAACTGGAAGGAATCGATTGCGCCGACGGCGTGAAAATCCGTTGCAGCGGCGCGGATTTGCTCGACGGCACACCGGTGGTGGACATCAAGCCCTATATTCCCTTTGTCGAAGCCAAGCCGGATGCGGCGGCAGGCTTTGCCGGCGAAGCCCCGCCGCTGCTCGATGTCGTCTGGCAATACGACGGAACATGGCTTTCAGACGGCCTCAAACGGCTCATCAGCCAATCCGTCGCCCAAGACCCGCGTCCCGCCTATCAGGACATTCCCGAACGGATTTATGTGATGGAAATTGCCGGACTGGCGGTAAAGTTCCGTATCGAGGGGCGCACGGCGGTGATTTTATCGGCAGAGGCCGTCTGAAAACGCCGTTTGCATGACGGCAAACACTCTCCGTTCCGCTTTCCGCAACGCCTTGTATTTTTAATGTTTTGTTCCATAACACAAAGGAAGAAGGCCGTCTGAAAAGTTTTCAGACGGCCTGTTTTGTTTTTCCGGTTGGAAAACCGATCTTTTTCAGACGGCCTCTGCGGGGCGGCAGGCAATCATATAGTTCACACCGGTATTGCCGCTCAAAAAATAGCGTTTCAGCAGCGGGTTGTAACCCAGGCCTTTTATATCCGCAATATCCAGTGCGCTTTGGCGGCACATCCGCGCCAGCTCGGCGGGCGTGATGAATTTCTGCCAGTCGTGCGTGCCTTTGGGTACCAGACCCAAAATGTATTCCGCACCGAGTATTGCGTGCAGATAGGATTTTGCATTGCGGTTGATGGTGGAAAAAAACACCATGCCGTCCGGTTTGGCCAGCTTGGCGCAGGCACGGATGATTGAAGCGGGATCGGGAACGTGTTCCATCATTTCCATACAGGTTACCACGTCGTAACCGTACGGGTTTTCCGCCGCCAAATCTTCAACGCTGATGCAGCGGTAGGCCACGTTTTCCACGCCTGCCGCACGCGCGTGCGCCTGTGCCGTTTGCAGCGATTTTTCTGCCAGATCAATGCCTGTTACCGCCGCCGCGCCGCGCCGCGCCATGCTCTCGGAAAGAATGCCGCCGCCGCAGCCCACATCAAGCACGGTTTTACCTGTCAAACCGGCTTTGCTGTCGATATAGTCGAGGCGGAAGGGGTTGATGTCGTGCAGCGGTTTGAATTCGCCTTCGGTATCCCACCATCTTTCCGCCAAGCGGCTGA harbors:
- the tsaA gene encoding tRNA (N6-threonylcarbamoyladenosine(37)-N6)-methyltransferase TrmO, whose translation is MRHTIETIGRVVSPYTQKFGIARQPGLVSAAEVSIILDPCFNEDAVRGLENFGYIWLHFIFHGVLDEGWSPLVRPPRLGGKRKMGVFATRSPHRPNHLGLSLLKLEGIDCADGVKIRCSGADLLDGTPVVDIKPYIPFVEAKPDAAAGFAGEAPPLLDVVWQYDGTWLSDGLKRLISQSVAQDPRPAYQDIPERIYVMEIAGLAVKFRIEGRTAVILSAEAV
- the ubiG gene encoding bifunctional 2-polyprenyl-6-hydroxyphenol methylase/3-demethylubiquinol 3-O-methyltransferase UbiG gives rise to the protein MDGITRQQNVDHGEIDKFSRLAERWWDTEGEFKPLHDINPFRLDYIDSKAGLTGKTVLDVGCGGGILSESMARRGAAAVTGIDLAEKSLQTAQAHARAAGVENVAYRCISVEDLAAENPYGYDVVTCMEMMEHVPDPASIIRACAKLAKPDGMVFFSTINRNAKSYLHAILGAEYILGLVPKGTHDWQKFITPAELARMCRQSALDIADIKGLGYNPLLKRYFLSGNTGVNYMIACRPAEAV